One Sphingomonas sp. SUN039 genomic window carries:
- the dapD gene encoding 2,3,4,5-tetrahydropyridine-2,6-dicarboxylate N-succinyltransferase produces MNLESIIDAAWEARDTISTATQGEVREAVEAAIMALDSGDLRVAEPDGKGGSTVNQWAKKAVLLSFRLNDNAIMPGPHGANWFDKVPSKFTGWGDNAFRAAGFRAVPGAIVRRGAYIGKNVVLMPSFVNIGAHVGANTMVDTWATVGSCAQIGANVHLSGGVGIGGVLEPLQANPVVIEDDCFIGARSEVVEGVHVGRGAVLSMGVFISSTSKIVDRETGEIFVGRVPDYSVVVPGSLPGKPLPDGSPGPSLSCAVIVKRVDAQTRAKTAINELLRD; encoded by the coding sequence GTGAATCTGGAAAGCATCATCGACGCAGCCTGGGAGGCGCGCGACACCATCTCGACTGCGACGCAGGGCGAAGTGCGCGAGGCTGTCGAAGCGGCGATCATGGCGCTCGACAGCGGCGATCTGCGTGTGGCGGAACCGGACGGCAAGGGCGGCTCGACGGTCAATCAATGGGCGAAGAAAGCGGTGCTGCTCAGCTTTCGCCTTAACGACAACGCCATCATGCCTGGGCCGCACGGGGCGAACTGGTTCGACAAGGTGCCATCGAAATTCACCGGCTGGGGCGACAATGCGTTTCGCGCCGCGGGCTTCCGCGCGGTGCCGGGAGCCATCGTCCGGCGCGGGGCGTATATCGGCAAGAACGTCGTGCTGATGCCCAGCTTCGTCAACATCGGCGCGCATGTCGGCGCGAACACCATGGTCGACACCTGGGCAACCGTCGGCAGCTGCGCGCAGATCGGCGCGAACGTCCATTTGTCGGGCGGCGTCGGCATCGGCGGCGTGCTCGAACCGCTGCAGGCCAATCCCGTGGTGATCGAGGACGATTGCTTCATCGGGGCGCGGTCCGAAGTCGTCGAGGGCGTCCATGTCGGGCGCGGCGCGGTACTGTCGATGGGCGTGTTCATTTCGTCCACGTCGAAGATCGTCGACCGCGAAACCGGCGAAATCTTCGTCGGCCGCGTGCCCGATTATTCGGTCGTCGTCCCCGGCAGCCTGCCCGGCAAGCCCCTCCCCGACGGATCGCCGGGGCCGAGCCTGTCGTGCGCGGTCATCGTCAAGCGCGTCGACGCACAGACGCGTGCGAAGACCGCGATCAACGAACTGCTGCGGGACTAA
- a CDS encoding pyrimidine 5'-nucleotidase: MSVHASPDLSHIEAWIFDLDNTLYPASCDLFALIDERMTAYVGRLVGCDPVQARAIQKRYFRDHGTTLSGLMALHGTDPRHFLGDVHDIALDRVEHDARLVEAIARLPGRKLVFTNGDVDYAQRVLDRIGLGTSFEAIHDIHAMDYVPKPAPASYAAMCARWDIDPAAALFAEDMARNLKPAKALGMTTLWINNGSEQASDEEFAPYIDYRAAHLTDWLHELTGEMA, encoded by the coding sequence ATGAGCGTTCACGCATCTCCCGACCTGTCGCACATCGAGGCGTGGATTTTCGATCTCGACAACACGCTCTATCCGGCGTCGTGCGACCTGTTCGCGCTGATCGACGAGCGCATGACCGCCTATGTCGGGCGGCTGGTCGGCTGCGATCCCGTGCAGGCGCGCGCGATCCAGAAGCGCTATTTCCGCGATCACGGCACGACGCTTTCAGGGCTGATGGCGTTGCACGGCACAGATCCCCGCCATTTCCTCGGCGACGTGCACGATATTGCGCTCGACCGGGTCGAGCATGACGCACGTCTGGTGGAAGCAATTGCACGGCTGCCGGGCCGCAAGCTGGTCTTCACGAACGGCGATGTCGATTACGCGCAGCGGGTGCTCGACCGGATCGGCCTCGGCACCAGTTTCGAGGCGATCCACGACATTCATGCGATGGACTATGTGCCCAAACCCGCACCTGCCAGCTACGCCGCGATGTGCGCGCGCTGGGACATCGATCCTGCCGCTGCGCTGTTCGCCGAGGACATGGCGCGCAACCTGAAACCTGCGAAGGCACTCGGCATGACGACCTTGTGGATCAACAATGGGTCCGAACAGGCGTCCGACGAGGAATTTGCGCCCTACATCGATTATCGCGCTGCGCATCTGACCGACTGGCTGCACGAACTTACGGGGGAAATGGCGTGA
- a CDS encoding S8 family peptidase yields the protein MTAIRARLLAGLALPLGALAGCGGGESGGSVASTPTPTPVSVTSSATPAPTPTPTVNYDTAEYRRSNAAAQAQALTAYNAGATGAGVLVGVIDSGVDATSSEFAGRISPLSADFAGSRGIQDEGGHGTAVSDVLLGARNDTGIHGVAFNATLLALRTDTPGTCASATGGSDGCTHNDNNIAAALDAAVSARARVVNISLGGTPANTRLRGAIDRATAAGTIIVIAAGNEGVTNPVAANNPDMLAQVANDPIARGLVIIAGATDSTGVLADFSNRAGNGATNYLAALGSRVRAVDETGTSYLYSGTSFAAPVISGAVALIAQAFPTLTPAQIVALLYRSADDRGATGVDTVYGNGEINLARAFGPIGSLSLPGSAVPVSLSANATLGGAMGDAVKGSLSAVIRDEFGRDFGVDLAPTLTRTAVRRTLAGGLALLGRNLSAAGGRTSFALAIDDRESARPLMLTSREAGQARVLAGSMTIAVSKDLKLGFGGGVGADGLLPDAQHSREPAFLVTDRSLDRAPLGAFAVRQAFGRIGVTLAAESGQMQLWQRGEVGPMADGVRRYAYSQVSAGVDGRAGPVALTAKLSRLDERATVLGSRFGAALGGNGAVSWFADVGATVSPGENMRLGATWRRGWTGLGANSVRGHSVLLTQGLSGTVTRDNLWVAGDSLALRYSEPLRVTGGGLDLLALGSMPQLLSLTPSGRERDWEAVYARPLGRGWLTANTYLRRQAGHYATAPDDLGAAVRYSFGF from the coding sequence ATGACGGCGATACGCGCGCGATTGCTGGCGGGACTGGCCTTGCCGTTGGGCGCACTCGCAGGGTGCGGCGGCGGGGAGAGCGGTGGCAGCGTCGCCTCCACCCCGACCCCGACACCCGTATCGGTGACTTCGTCCGCCACCCCTGCGCCGACGCCGACGCCGACCGTCAATTACGATACCGCCGAATACCGTCGCTCGAATGCCGCTGCACAAGCGCAGGCGCTGACGGCGTATAACGCCGGGGCGACCGGCGCAGGCGTGCTCGTCGGTGTGATCGATTCGGGTGTGGATGCGACGAGCAGCGAGTTTGCCGGACGGATCAGCCCGCTGTCTGCCGATTTTGCGGGATCGCGCGGGATTCAGGACGAGGGCGGCCATGGCACCGCCGTGTCCGATGTGTTGCTGGGTGCACGCAACGACACCGGCATTCATGGCGTCGCCTTCAACGCCACCCTGCTGGCGCTCCGCACCGACACGCCGGGAACCTGCGCGTCGGCGACGGGCGGCAGCGACGGCTGCACGCATAACGACAACAATATTGCCGCCGCGCTCGACGCCGCCGTGTCCGCGCGGGCGCGGGTGGTGAACATCTCGCTGGGCGGGACACCGGCGAACACCCGGCTGCGCGGGGCCATCGACCGCGCGACGGCGGCGGGCACGATCATCGTCATCGCGGCGGGCAACGAAGGCGTGACCAATCCGGTCGCGGCGAACAATCCCGACATGCTGGCGCAAGTCGCCAACGATCCCATCGCGCGCGGGTTGGTGATCATCGCGGGCGCGACCGACTCGACCGGGGTGCTTGCCGATTTCTCGAACCGGGCGGGCAATGGCGCGACGAATTATCTGGCGGCGCTGGGGTCGCGGGTGCGGGCAGTGGACGAGACCGGCACGTCGTACCTCTACAGCGGAACGTCATTTGCTGCGCCGGTGATTTCGGGCGCGGTGGCGCTCATCGCGCAGGCCTTTCCCACCCTGACCCCGGCGCAGATCGTGGCGCTGCTTTACCGCTCCGCCGACGACCGCGGCGCGACCGGCGTCGATACGGTCTATGGCAATGGCGAGATCAACCTGGCGCGCGCGTTCGGCCCCATCGGGTCGCTATCGCTGCCCGGTTCGGCAGTGCCAGTGTCGCTCAGCGCCAATGCGACGCTGGGTGGGGCGATGGGCGATGCGGTGAAAGGGAGCCTGAGCGCCGTCATCCGCGACGAGTTCGGGCGCGATTTCGGCGTCGATCTCGCGCCGACATTGACGCGCACCGCAGTCCGGCGGACTTTGGCGGGCGGACTGGCGCTGTTGGGGCGCAACCTGTCGGCGGCGGGCGGGCGGACCAGCTTCGCGCTCGCCATCGACGACCGCGAGAGCGCGCGTCCGCTGATGCTGACGTCGCGCGAGGCCGGGCAGGCGCGGGTGCTGGCCGGGTCGATGACCATCGCAGTGTCGAAGGATCTGAAGCTCGGCTTCGGCGGCGGTGTCGGGGCGGACGGGCTGTTGCCGGACGCACAGCACAGCCGCGAACCCGCGTTCCTCGTCACCGACCGCAGCCTCGACCGTGCGCCGCTGGGCGCGTTCGCGGTGCGGCAGGCGTTCGGGCGGATCGGGGTGACGCTCGCTGCCGAGAGCGGCCAGATGCAGCTGTGGCAACGCGGCGAAGTCGGCCCGATGGCCGATGGCGTGCGGCGCTATGCCTATTCGCAGGTGTCGGCCGGCGTCGATGGTCGCGCAGGGCCGGTTGCGCTGACCGCGAAACTGTCGCGGCTCGACGAGCGGGCGACGGTGCTCGGCAGTCGCTTCGGCGCGGCGCTGGGCGGCAATGGCGCGGTTAGCTGGTTCGCCGATGTCGGGGCGACGGTCTCGCCGGGCGAGAACATGCGGCTGGGCGCGACGTGGCGGCGCGGGTGGACCGGGCTGGGGGCGAATAGCGTGCGCGGGCACTCGGTGCTGCTGACGCAGGGGCTGTCAGGGACGGTCACGCGCGACAATCTATGGGTCGCGGGCGACAGTTTGGCGCTCCGCTATTCGGAACCGCTGCGCGTAACCGGGGGCGGGTTGGACCTGCTAGCCTTGGGCAGCATGCCGCAGCTGCTGTCGCTTACGCCTTCGGGCCGCGAGCGCGACTGGGAGGCGGTCTATGCGCGGCCGCTGGGGCGTGGCTGGCTGACGGCGAACACCTATTTGCGGCGGCAGGCGGGGCATTATGCGACCGCGCCCGACGATCTGGGCGCGGCGGTGCGCTACAGCTTCGGGTTTTAG
- a CDS encoding iron-sulfur cluster assembly accessory protein translates to MSVETKTRARPAALLLTPGAETRIADLMSKAPADAVGVKLSTPRRGCSGLAYSVDYVSTASPMDEKIETAGGTLYVDSASVLYLIGSRMDWVEDDFTAGFVFENPNAKGACGCGESFTV, encoded by the coding sequence ATGAGTGTGGAGACCAAAACCCGTGCGCGCCCGGCAGCGCTTCTCCTCACTCCGGGTGCCGAGACCCGCATTGCCGACCTCATGTCGAAAGCCCCCGCCGATGCCGTCGGCGTCAAGCTCTCGACCCCGCGCCGCGGCTGTTCGGGCCTCGCGTACTCGGTGGACTATGTCAGCACCGCCAGCCCGATGGATGAGAAGATCGAGACGGCGGGCGGCACGCTTTATGTCGACAGCGCGTCGGTGCTCTACCTGATCGGCAGCCGGATGGACTGGGTCGAGGACGACTTCACTGCCGGGTTCGTCTTCGAAAACCCCAATGCCAAGGGAGCCTGCGGCTGCGGCGAGAGCTTTACGGTCTAA
- a CDS encoding SUF system Fe-S cluster assembly protein, with translation MKIEEVTSVEAPPKARVQDVEESPRESFERKRDYLDGFLNAKPPELAAGEPGGDLYEAVIAALKDIYDPEIPVNIYDLGLIYGVEVDEGHVHVNMTLTTPNCPVAETMPTEVELRVGSVPGVGVVDVNLVWDPPWDPGKMTDEARLELGML, from the coding sequence ATGAAGATCGAGGAAGTCACCAGCGTGGAAGCGCCGCCCAAAGCGCGGGTGCAGGATGTGGAGGAGTCGCCGCGCGAGTCGTTCGAGCGCAAGCGCGACTATCTCGACGGGTTCCTGAACGCCAAACCGCCCGAACTGGCGGCAGGCGAACCCGGCGGCGACCTGTACGAAGCGGTCATCGCCGCGTTGAAGGACATTTACGACCCCGAAATCCCGGTCAACATCTACGACCTGGGCCTGATCTACGGCGTCGAGGTCGATGAGGGGCATGTCCATGTCAACATGACACTGACCACCCCGAACTGCCCGGTCGCCGAAACCATGCCGACCGAAGTCGAACTCCGCGTCGGCAGCGTGCCGGGCGTGGGCGTGGTGGACGTCAACCTCGTCTGGGATCCGCCCTGGGATCCGGGCAAGATGACCGACGAAGCGCGCCTCGAACTGGGGATGTTGTGA
- a CDS encoding aminotransferase class V-fold PLP-dependent enzyme yields the protein MAEEGRGFDKLSQVGALGISSYRADFPGIGDWHYLDTAATAQKPQVVIDAIARAYGPDYATVHRGVYARSADMTLAYEAARRRVAKFIGAASENEIVFVRGATEGINLVAQSYPEKGRVLLSQLEHHSNIVPWQLAGWQVDVCSLTSDGQIDLDAAEAMLTPDHKMVSFAHVSNVLGSVLDVERAATLAHAVGAKLLLDSCQAIPRLGVSFTNLSADFAVFSGHKLYGPTGIGVLWGRAELLDAMPPMHGGGAMIDRVTFERTTYAPPPGRFEAGTPHIVGVVGLHAAIDYVDSIGLDAIHAHETALVAQCRDALRSMNSVTLYGPENSAGIVSFNVEGVHPHDVGTILDEEGVAVRAGHHCCQPLMEYLGVDATARASFGIYNGPDDIAALVRGLERVRKLFG from the coding sequence ATGGCAGAAGAAGGAAGGGGCTTCGACAAGCTCAGCCAAGTCGGTGCGTTGGGCATCTCCTCTTACCGCGCCGATTTCCCCGGAATCGGTGACTGGCACTACCTCGACACCGCCGCCACCGCGCAGAAACCGCAGGTCGTGATCGACGCCATCGCCCGCGCCTATGGTCCCGATTACGCGACCGTCCATCGCGGGGTGTACGCGCGTTCCGCCGACATGACGCTCGCTTACGAGGCCGCCCGCCGCCGCGTCGCGAAGTTCATCGGGGCGGCGTCGGAAAACGAGATCGTGTTCGTGCGCGGCGCGACCGAGGGGATCAACCTCGTCGCGCAGAGCTACCCTGAAAAGGGCCGGGTGCTGCTTAGCCAGTTGGAGCATCACTCGAACATCGTGCCATGGCAGCTCGCGGGCTGGCAGGTCGACGTTTGCTCACTGACCTCCGACGGGCAGATCGACCTCGACGCCGCCGAAGCAATGCTGACGCCCGACCACAAGATGGTCAGTTTTGCTCATGTTTCCAATGTCTTAGGGTCAGTGCTCGACGTCGAGCGCGCCGCCACGCTCGCTCACGCTGTCGGCGCCAAGCTGCTGCTCGACAGCTGCCAGGCGATTCCGCGCCTGGGAGTCTCCTTTACGAACCTTTCGGCCGATTTTGCGGTGTTTTCAGGCCACAAGCTCTACGGGCCGACCGGTATCGGCGTGCTGTGGGGCCGCGCCGAATTGCTCGATGCGATGCCCCCGATGCACGGCGGCGGCGCGATGATCGACCGGGTGACGTTCGAGCGTACAACCTACGCACCACCCCCGGGTCGGTTCGAGGCGGGGACGCCGCACATCGTCGGTGTCGTCGGGCTGCATGCGGCCATCGACTATGTGGACAGCATCGGTCTCGACGCGATCCACGCCCACGAGACCGCGCTCGTGGCCCAGTGTCGCGACGCGCTGCGGTCGATGAACTCGGTCACGCTTTACGGTCCCGAAAACTCGGCAGGCATCGTCAGCTTCAACGTCGAGGGGGTGCACCCGCACGACGTCGGCACTATCTTGGACGAAGAGGGCGTGGCGGTCCGCGCGGGGCATCACTGCTGCCAGCCGTTGATGGAATATTTGGGCGTGGACGCCACTGCGCGCGCGTCATTCGGCATTTACAACGGGCCCGACGACATTGCGGCGCTGGTCCGGGGACTGGAACGGGTAAGGAAGCTGTTCGGATGA
- a CDS encoding SufD family Fe-S cluster assembly protein, producing the protein MTALVLPTRKDEAWRYSDLEAVARLWPVQPATEIVAAAGETAKRYLIADSGIHDFAITLGAGARMDFHVLNEGAGYGRIAIDVTLHDGAHFEFGAVQIGGGEANLEIVTTVRHIEPNATSNQVVRSVLGGSATGSYLGKVAVARDAQKTDSVQSVKAMLLSRTATANSKPELEIYADDVKCAHGATVGELDKTALFYLAARGIPPEDAQTLLLQAFVSEVFAGAEAQDKLEAAALDALGRLS; encoded by the coding sequence GTGACCGCCCTTGTTCTCCCCACCCGTAAGGATGAGGCGTGGCGGTATAGCGATTTGGAGGCTGTCGCGCGCTTGTGGCCCGTGCAGCCTGCAACCGAGATTGTGGCTGCGGCGGGCGAGACAGCGAAGCGCTATCTGATCGCCGACAGCGGCATCCATGACTTCGCCATCACCCTCGGCGCGGGCGCGCGGATGGACTTTCATGTGTTGAACGAGGGCGCTGGTTATGGCCGCATTGCCATCGACGTGACGCTCCACGACGGCGCGCATTTCGAATTCGGCGCGGTCCAGATCGGCGGCGGGGAGGCCAACCTCGAAATCGTCACCACCGTCCGCCATATCGAGCCGAACGCGACCAGCAATCAGGTCGTGCGCTCGGTCCTCGGCGGGTCGGCGACGGGCAGCTACCTCGGCAAGGTCGCCGTCGCGCGCGACGCGCAAAAGACCGACAGCGTGCAATCGGTCAAGGCGATGCTGCTCAGCCGCACCGCGACCGCCAATTCGAAACCCGAACTCGAAATCTACGCCGACGACGTGAAATGCGCGCACGGCGCGACGGTCGGCGAACTCGACAAGACCGCGCTGTTCTATCTCGCCGCGCGCGGGATTCCGCCGGAGGACGCGCAGACGCTGTTGCTGCAGGCGTTCGTGAGTGAGGTGTTTGCGGGGGCGGAGGCGCAGGACAAGCTGGAAGCGGCGGCGCTGGACGCTCTGGGGCGGTTGTCGTGA
- the sufC gene encoding Fe-S cluster assembly ATPase SufC — protein sequence MLQINNLLANVGDKPILKGLSLTVNAGEIHAIMGPNGAGKSTLGYVLAGRPGYEVTGGEVRFRPKTDLAELVEAPSSSGAVEKEEGRPSTSSGKSVDLLALAPHERAAAGLFLGFQYPVEIPGVSNVQFLREALNAQRKSRGEAPLSGGEFLKIARAQAAALGMDYDMLKRPVNVGFSGGEKKRNEMVQMGIIDPALAILDETDSGLDIDALRVVGDGINRIMRKPDKAVLLITHYQRLLDYVKPDFVHVLDGGRITRTGGPELALELEREGYRELAA from the coding sequence GTGCTCCAAATTAATAACCTGCTCGCCAACGTCGGCGACAAGCCGATCCTCAAGGGGCTTTCGCTCACTGTAAACGCGGGCGAGATCCATGCGATCATGGGGCCGAACGGCGCGGGGAAATCGACGCTGGGCTATGTGCTGGCCGGGCGGCCGGGTTATGAGGTGACGGGGGGTGAGGTGCGCTTCCGCCCCAAAACCGACTTGGCTGAGCTTGTCGAAGCCCCTTCTTCCTCTGGTGCAGTCGAGAAGGAAGAAGGAAGGCCTTCGACAAGCTCAGGCAAGTCGGTCGACCTCCTCGCTCTCGCCCCCCACGAACGCGCCGCCGCAGGCCTGTTCCTCGGCTTCCAATACCCGGTCGAAATCCCCGGCGTGTCGAACGTCCAGTTCCTGCGCGAGGCGCTCAACGCGCAGCGCAAATCGCGCGGCGAAGCGCCGCTGTCGGGGGGCGAGTTCCTGAAGATCGCGCGCGCTCAGGCGGCGGCACTGGGCATGGATTACGACATGCTCAAGCGCCCGGTGAACGTCGGCTTTTCGGGCGGCGAAAAGAAGCGCAACGAGATGGTGCAGATGGGCATCATCGACCCCGCGCTGGCGATCCTCGACGAGACCGACAGCGGCCTCGACATCGATGCGCTGCGCGTCGTCGGCGACGGTATCAACCGGATCATGCGCAAACCGGACAAAGCGGTGCTGCTGATCACGCACTACCAGCGTCTGCTCGATTATGTGAAGCCGGACTTCGTCCACGTCCTCGACGGTGGCCGCATCACCCGCACCGGCGGCCCCGAACTCGCGCTCGAACTGGAGCGCGAAGGCTATAGGGAACTGGCGGCATGA
- the sufB gene encoding Fe-S cluster assembly protein SufB: MATKNAEAIAAADSVADYEHGWSSDIETDFAPKGLSEDTVRFISAKKNEPQWMLDWRLKAFRMWLTMEAPDWAKLDVPPIDYQDAYYYAAPKPKPKLGSLDEVDPEILRVYEKLGIPIAEQKLLAGVEGGENGGLPQRRVAVDAVFDSVSVATTFRAELERAGVIFRSISEAIREYPELVKKWLGKIVPMHDNYFATLNCAVFSDGTFVYIPEGVRCPMELSTYFRINAENTGQFERTLIVADKGSYVSYLEGCTAPMRDENQLHAAVVELVALDDAEIKYSTVQNWYPGDAEGKGGIYNFVTKRALCQGRNSKVSWTQVETGSAVTWKYPSCVLSGENSVGEFYSVAVTNNYQQADTGTKMIHLGKNTRSTIVSKGISAGHSNNTYRGLVRVGPTAENVRNFTQCDSLLLGSLSGAHTVPYIEVRNPTAQIEHEATTSKISDDQLFYAMARGLNAEEAVALIVNGFAKEVLQQLPMEFAVEAQKLLGISLEGSVG; this comes from the coding sequence ATGGCCACGAAGAACGCCGAAGCCATTGCTGCCGCCGACAGTGTTGCCGATTACGAGCATGGCTGGTCGAGCGACATCGAGACCGATTTCGCGCCAAAGGGGCTGAGCGAGGACACCGTCCGCTTCATCAGCGCCAAGAAGAACGAGCCGCAGTGGATGCTCGACTGGCGGCTGAAGGCGTTCCGGATGTGGCTGACGATGGAGGCCCCCGACTGGGCCAAGCTCGACGTTCCGCCCATCGACTACCAAGATGCGTACTATTACGCCGCGCCCAAGCCCAAGCCGAAGCTTGGTAGCCTCGACGAGGTCGATCCCGAAATCCTGCGAGTCTATGAAAAACTAGGCATTCCGATTGCCGAGCAGAAATTGCTCGCAGGCGTCGAGGGTGGCGAAAACGGCGGGCTGCCGCAGCGCCGGGTCGCAGTCGATGCGGTGTTCGACAGCGTCAGCGTCGCGACCACCTTCCGCGCCGAGCTCGAACGCGCGGGCGTCATTTTCCGCAGCATCTCGGAGGCGATCCGCGAATATCCCGAGCTGGTGAAGAAATGGCTCGGCAAGATCGTGCCGATGCACGATAACTACTTCGCGACACTCAACTGTGCGGTCTTTTCCGACGGGACGTTCGTCTACATCCCCGAAGGCGTGCGCTGCCCGATGGAGCTGAGCACCTATTTCCGCATCAATGCCGAGAACACGGGGCAATTCGAACGCACGCTGATCGTCGCCGACAAGGGCAGCTATGTCAGCTACCTCGAAGGCTGCACCGCGCCGATGCGCGACGAGAACCAGCTCCACGCCGCCGTCGTCGAACTCGTCGCGCTCGACGATGCCGAGATCAAGTACTCGACGGTGCAGAACTGGTATCCCGGCGACGCCGAGGGCAAAGGCGGCATCTATAATTTCGTGACCAAGCGCGCGCTATGCCAAGGGCGCAACTCCAAGGTCAGCTGGACGCAGGTCGAGACCGGCAGCGCGGTGACGTGGAAATACCCGTCGTGCGTCCTGTCGGGCGAAAACAGCGTCGGCGAATTCTACTCGGTCGCGGTGACGAACAATTACCAGCAGGCCGACACCGGCACCAAGATGATCCATCTCGGCAAGAACACCCGCTCGACTATCGTGTCGAAGGGGATCAGCGCGGGGCACAGCAACAACACCTATCGCGGGCTGGTGCGGGTCGGACCAACGGCGGAAAACGTCCGCAATTTCACCCAGTGCGACAGCCTGTTGCTGGGCAGCCTCAGCGGCGCGCACACCGTCCCCTATATCGAAGTCCGCAACCCGACCGCGCAGATCGAACACGAAGCAACGACGAGCAAGATCAGCGACGACCAGCTGTTCTATGCGATGGCGCGCGGCCTGAACGCCGAGGAAGCCGTGGCGCTGATCGTCAACGGCTTTGCGAAGGAAGTGCTGCAGCAACTCCCGATGGAATTCGCGGTCGAGGCGCAGAAACTGCTGGGGATTTCGCTTGAGGGGAGTGTGGGGTGA
- a CDS encoding Rrf2 family transcriptional regulator: MRLTAQADYAIVMMSAAARHRCGTRLSATQLSAETGVPLPTAQKLMQRLSHAGLLSSLRGTGGGFRLTRPAAAINLADIIEAIEGPIAMTPCVETGRHDCGLEGSCQTKPHWGAVNGAVRGALAAVPLTQLAEVHA; the protein is encoded by the coding sequence ATGCGACTCACTGCCCAGGCCGATTACGCCATCGTGATGATGAGCGCCGCTGCCCGCCACCGCTGCGGGACGCGGCTGTCGGCGACGCAATTGAGCGCCGAAACCGGCGTGCCGCTCCCCACCGCGCAGAAACTGATGCAGCGGCTAAGCCATGCCGGGCTGCTGTCGTCGTTGCGCGGCACTGGCGGCGGTTTCCGACTGACGCGCCCGGCGGCAGCGATCAATCTGGCCGACATTATCGAAGCCATCGAAGGGCCGATTGCGATGACTCCATGCGTCGAGACCGGTCGCCATGATTGCGGGCTGGAGGGCAGCTGCCAGACCAAGCCGCACTGGGGTGCCGTTAATGGCGCGGTGCGCGGCGCGCTGGCGGCGGTGCCACTGACCCAACTGGCGGAAGTGCACGCATGA
- a CDS encoding helix-turn-helix domain-containing protein — MGDAVQPTGAVTLDYAMPPEDLRAHLSVFYEFRADVPSFEDTDKADLAQFRINLAGEGEYRFADGHVQRVPKIQIVGPTTGPTHISMRGPVHTIGVGLLPAGWGTLLDFEASLLVNRVVDAVELLGDDVRGAPEALSACTTFDERVAVGSALARRLIAQGRTIALDFTRIVDDWLASPYPEVDDLVRATGLSRRQVERRCNAYYGSPPKMLARKYRALKATIAMARGQSNADALLDGGFYDQSHFIREIKAFTGVTPTHIHTDLPTLAALTLKRSEFDELDPLVTKA, encoded by the coding sequence ATGGGTGATGCAGTGCAGCCAACGGGCGCCGTGACGCTCGACTATGCGATGCCGCCCGAAGACCTGCGCGCGCACTTGTCCGTTTTCTACGAGTTCCGCGCCGACGTCCCGTCCTTCGAGGACACCGACAAGGCCGACCTCGCCCAATTCCGCATCAACCTGGCCGGCGAGGGCGAGTATCGCTTTGCCGACGGGCACGTGCAGCGCGTCCCCAAGATCCAGATCGTCGGCCCGACCACCGGTCCCACGCATATCTCGATGCGCGGCCCGGTGCACACCATCGGCGTCGGGCTGCTCCCCGCCGGCTGGGGAACCTTGCTCGATTTCGAGGCCTCGCTGCTCGTCAACCGCGTGGTCGATGCGGTCGAATTGCTCGGCGACGACGTCCGTGGCGCACCCGAAGCACTGTCGGCGTGCACGACCTTCGACGAGCGCGTTGCCGTCGGCAGCGCGCTGGCCCGTCGGCTAATCGCGCAGGGGCGCACAATTGCGCTCGATTTCACCCGCATCGTCGATGACTGGCTCGCGTCGCCCTATCCGGAGGTCGACGATCTCGTCCGTGCGACCGGCCTGTCGCGCCGCCAAGTCGAGCGGCGCTGCAATGCCTATTACGGCTCCCCGCCGAAGATGCTCGCGCGCAAATATCGCGCGCTGAAGGCGACCATCGCCATGGCAAGAGGGCAGTCGAACGCCGACGCACTGCTCGACGGCGGCTTTTACGACCAGTCGCATTTCATCCGCGAGATCAAGGCGTTTACCGGGGTCACGCCGACACACATCCACACCGATCTGCCGACGCTGGCGGCGCTGACGCTCAAGCGCAGCGAATTCGACGAGCTCGACCCGCTGGTGACCAAGGCCTAG